In the genome of Planctomyces sp. SH-PL62, the window CCTGCTTCTCGCAATGCTGCGCGAGCGTCCCGCCCGGGATCGCGGCGGAGTGGTGGACGAGCGCATCCCCCTGCGCGGCGACGACGTCCCCCAGGAATCGCGTGGCGTCCCTGGAGAAGCTGTTGCCCACGGTGAGCAGCCGCACGGTCGCGGCCTCGCGATCGGGGACGGCCTGACCCCATGCCGGTGGGGCCGTCGCGGCGGCCGACGCGATCCAGACGCCCAGCATGAGCGCGACGGCCGAACGCCCCCGCCAGGAAGGTCCGGGACCGCGTACGCCGGCTTCGACTCGATGGTTCATAAACATCCAACCTCGACCAAAAGTCCCTGGCCGTGCCCTTGCGCGGCCGACGATCGAGCTTAACGACGTGGGGGACGGGCGTAAACCGGCGGGAAGAAACGGCGGAATCGGGGGGAAATCCGGACCTTCCCGCTTGCAATACCGCAGATTCGTTCTAGTAGAATAGTGACCGTTCAAATCCCGGCCGCTTTGGAGAACGGCCCCCGCCGTCATCGCGGGGCTCACGGGCGTCCCGCCTTTGTTTCGCCGCATTCCAAACTTTAATAGCACAACGCCACGCATTCACGTGACGGCCCGCCGGCGCGGCGCCCTTGCGCGCGCCGCCGAGCCCCCTTGATCCATTCATCCGATCAGGACGTTCACCCATGAAAACCCGCACGATGAACCTGCGTCGCCGCGGCGAGCCCCGGATCGGCCGCACTCGGCCGATGCTCTTCGAACGCCTGGAGACTCGGACGGTCCTGAGCGGGACGTCGGCCGCCCTGCTCGTGCAGCTGAAGGACGCCTCGTTCGCCGAGGTGTCCGCGGCGGCGGGGCGCGTCGGCGCGACGCTGATGCCGACGTTGGAGCCGGGGGTGATGCAGGCGATCGGGTCGACGAAGGCGCTCGATCGGCTGGCGGGCCGGCTGTCGACCACGCCGGGGCTCGGCTACGTCGAGCCTCTCCGCACCTTCACCGTCGACGCGACCCAGCCGGACGACCCCTCGTACGCCAACGGCAGCCTCTGGGGGCTGAACGGGGCCAAGGGGATCGACGCGCCGACGGCCTGGGACGCCGGCCAGGGCTCCTCCAAGGTCGTGGTCGGGGTCGTCGACACCGGGATCGACTACGACCACCCCGACCTCTACATGAACGTCTGGATCAACCAGGCGGAGATCCCGGCCTCGCGACGGGCCAACCTGACCGACGTCGACGGCGACGGCCTCATCACCTTCTACGACCTGAACTACAAGGCCCCCAACGGGTCCAAGCCGAACCAGGGGCCCGGCAAGATCGCCGACTCGAACGGCGACGGCCGGATCAGCGGGTCCGACCTGCTGGTCTCCATGTATCTGACCTCCGGGGGGGCGGACAGCGGCCAGGGGGGCTGGTCCAACGGCGTCTCGGACGACCGCGACGGCTATGTCGACGACATCATCGGCTGGAACTTCGTCGACAACACCAACAAGCCCTACGACGACCACGGCCACGGCACGCACGTCTCGGGGATCATCGGCGCGACCGGCGACAACGCGGTCGGCGTGGCGGGCGTGAACTGGACCGTCCAGATCATGGCCCTGAAGTTCCTCAACTCCTCGGGCAGCGGCTACGACTCCTCGGCGGCGGCGGCCGTCCGCTACGCCGCCGACCACGGCGCCCGCCTCACCAACAACAGCTACGGCGGCGTCGGCGAGGTGAGCTCCATCCTGGCCTCGGCCATCAGCTCGGCCGCCTCGGCGCAGTCGGTCTTCGTGGCGGCCGCGGGCAACAGCGGCCTGAACATCGACGTCACCGCGTACTCGCCGTCCTCCTCCGCCAGCCCCAACGTCGTCTCGGTGGCGGCGATCGACTCGAACGGGTCGTTGGCCGGCTTCTCGAACTTCGGATCGAAGAACGTCGACCTCGCGGCGCCCGGCGTCAACATCCTCAGCACGCTCCCCGGCAACCGCTATGGCTACATGAGCGGGACCTCGATGGCCGCCCCGTTCGTCAGCGGATCGGCCGCGCTGCTGCTGGCGGCCCATCCCACCTGGGGATATTCCCAGGTCGTCGGCCAGCTCCTGAGCAAGGTCAAGGTCCTGTCCGGCCTCCAGGGCAAGGTGGCCACCGGCGGCACGCTGAACGTCGGTGCCGCGATCGGGCCGACCACCCCGACCACGCTCCCCGCCGCAGCCTCGTTCAAGGGGACGGACGCGACGACCCGAGGGACGTGGCAGGGGACCTACGGAGCCGCCGGGGCCGCCCTCGCCGCCGTCGGCTCCCCCACCGCCCCCGGCTTCGCCCTCAAGAGCGGCCAGACCACCATCTGGAACAG includes:
- a CDS encoding S8 family serine peptidase, which produces MKTRTMNLRRRGEPRIGRTRPMLFERLETRTVLSGTSAALLVQLKDASFAEVSAAAGRVGATLMPTLEPGVMQAIGSTKALDRLAGRLSTTPGLGYVEPLRTFTVDATQPDDPSYANGSLWGLNGAKGIDAPTAWDAGQGSSKVVVGVVDTGIDYDHPDLYMNVWINQAEIPASRRANLTDVDGDGLITFYDLNYKAPNGSKPNQGPGKIADSNGDGRISGSDLLVSMYLTSGGADSGQGGWSNGVSDDRDGYVDDIIGWNFVDNTNKPYDDHGHGTHVSGIIGATGDNAVGVAGVNWTVQIMALKFLNSSGSGYDSSAAAAVRYAADHGARLTNNSYGGVGEVSSILASAISSAASAQSVFVAAAGNSGLNIDVTAYSPSSSASPNVVSVAAIDSNGSLAGFSNFGSKNVDLAAPGVNILSTLPGNRYGYMSGTSMAAPFVSGSAALLLAAHPTWGYSQVVGQLLSKVKVLSGLQGKVATGGTLNVGAAIGPTTPTTLPAAASFKGTDATTRGTWQGTYGAAGAALAAVGSPTAPGFALKSGQTTIWNSATTDVRGLQRPGASTRIAATWVGSSPIVVDLDLSAGPRAVSLYFVDWYSNSRSQKVEVLDAVTGAVLDSRSIASFHGGVYLTWNLQGRVSFRVTRLGADNAVLSGLFVDASQGTTQQPITTPADGSFKGTDATTRGTWQGTYGAAGAALAAVASPTAPGFALKSGQTTIWNSATTDVRGLQRPGASTRIAATWVGSSPIVVDLDLSAGPRDVSLYFVDWYSSNRSQQVDLLDADTGAVLDSRPIASFQNGVYLTWTVQGRVSFRVTRLGSSNAILSGLFVD